The window aattataaatgCTTATGTAGCTATGTTGGGAAAAAAGAGGGCCCATATGATATGACAAAGAATACTAGAAATAACGTTTCAATTTTAGTTAGAATTccaaatataaaagaaaaagagaatGGGGATGATGATTgttataatatattaattgatttagGGAAATCATTCAGAGAAGCAGCAATTTCAGTGTTTCCAAATTATAGcatttcaaaaatagaTTCAGTTATTTTGACACATTTTCATAACGATGCAGTTGCAGGATTTAGTTCTATATTACATTTTCAAcagaaaaaagaaactcTAGTtccaatttatttaaatgcAGAAACTTTGGATCTAGTGAATAAAAGGCataacaaaattattaataactaTGCATTTGAGGACAATTTGgttaattcaaaagatttGAAACGTAGATATGAATTAAACGTCTTTGATATTTACAATGGTAAAATCGAAAAATGTTTGAATTCCAATAAACTATACAATATATTGGATAgctttaataaagaatcaaaattcaaaaataataaagaatttaagaaaatcgaattttctattaataatattaaaataacaGCATTTCCAATGAATCATGGTAATTGTATATGTATGGGGTATTGCTTTCATTTTGAAGAACAAAATGTTATTTATATATCTGACTATACATTTCCAATGTTAGATAGttctattgaatttttaaattctatCAAAGATGAAAAGAGGTCTACACTCATTTTGGATTCCATttcatataataaaataagtAATGCTCATGCAAACATCTCTCaatctttgaaatttataCAAGAATTTTCACCAGATTATGTTTATTTTATTGGTATGTCATGTTCTGTTGAACATGATGAgacaaataaaattttaaataatgaattaatcaATCTAAAGAATGATGGGAAATGTATCAACACAATTTCTATTGAATTGGCATATGATGGTTTATTCTTACctatataataaattaatattttataattactttgataattttttataattaaatattggaaaattctacaaatataaaattcaaaattaatactgattttatttactttgatggaataatttgaagaatttcctttgtttcttcttttgaaaCTTCTTTAAGTGCTTTGATAATCAATAAGAATTCAGTTGCCAGTTTTTGTATTTCAGAATCTTCTGCACTCTGTGGTGGTAGAAACTCAATCTTTGCTTTTCTAGTTTGAACTTCTTGAGCTGCTTGACTGTGGGCTGAGATATTTTCTATCACTTGATCAGTAttctaaaataaataattattcattaaattctaattaaaaaaaaaagaagttttttttaattaaacttTACCTCAGAAATATCctcatttaatttatcgTGTGCTTCTTTTACCAATGCCATTGGATCAAAAGCTGCAAGAAACATTGTGGTAATTGGTCTTGCATTTGTAACTCCAAAGAATGCAACTATAATTAAGaacaatatattgaaaatcttcataatttttttaatatagaaaaaaaaataataaattaataataaatgttattaaataaattgtaaatatttatttaattaattttttttagtcACACATTACTATTTTCTCCACTAAACTActaacattttttttgcttGAATTTCTATACCGGTATCACTTGTCCacattaaaaataataataacgaTTACGTGTGcaattaaattcaatatttaaatcaagtGCATGCGCATATGCATGTTATTGgacaatttttttcatgcacaaaaaaaaaaaaaaaatgcaattttttaaaaaattagttAAGAATTAAGTTATTTTTAGGAATGGAGAAATCAGttgaagattttattatgaaaaatttcttgataaaattgaaaaaaagaaatgaataaaGAATATACAAATGTAttggaataattaaattttaagtCAAATGTAATTGAAAGAAAACCAATTATTAGCTAataattggaattatttgagAGTCGAAAGATATCGTAAATTTTAACTTGGGAAATTCAATACTATTTTTATCAACGATCTCTTGAACAAAATCATGTGAATACTTACAATCAATACtataaaagaatatattctcagtatttattatatttgcgcaaaaatttattgaatctttgattgattttgaattaatcgAAATTGATTCATTTGGGACAATTGGGAAAGATGAGTATATTAATAAGTTGAATCGTTTTTAAAAATGCTAAAGTTTCTTTTGGAATAATAGAATATCTTGGAATAATgcaaatcaattttttatcACTTGCATATTCAATACAATATCCAGAAGAAAGTTTATTATCTgaatcaataaaaaataatgatgtaatttttatttcattggaatattgaataatcaCTGGATTCAAAGTTAAgtttttatcaatttcatcaCTTATCTCAATATCATTATTCAAGCTAATATAATCATTAAATTTGGATATTGAATCAATTTTAGTAACATCTGGAGAATTTCTTGGATCAAGTATGTTAAGTTGAACACAACCAACTTTtgtttttgattttaaatcatcttttaaagaataattaattatgtAACTATACCAGtcattaaatttgtttaatgCAGAAGATGTAAAATATATTGGTACTCTAATTTTTGGCTCATAAAATACTATTCCATCGTTTCCCACAGGTCtttcatatttttgaaCTTCTCTTGTTTCATCTATTCCATTAAAAGATGATTCATCCGAACCCATACAAAAAATGGCATCcaatctattaatatttgcaGGTATTGCATATTCTAGCATTGATATTCTAAATGTTGAGCcaatttcaaaaagaaatgtATCATGGCGTTCACTTTCAGAACTATTTAAATTACTAACTGGAttcttaattaaaatagaaaatggATTACGTACATTTTTATTCTTCATCTTAATTGACTCTTGACATATACCACAAAATGGGTCGTTTCCTTTATTAACATTAtctatatttttaaatacatGCTCAAGATTTGGCGTACCTTGTTCGGTACCAGAACctaagaaaagaataaagcTACTCATATCTCTTGTTGGCTTATGAGAATGTGCATGCATGTGGGGAGGATATTCGTATTTAAATCTTcccttttttttaaatctcCAGAATCAAAAACTTAGCATTCCATCTGTATTACGACTTAATTGGATTAACTTATAGGTTAAAATCAGTTGAAATGCGCGCCAAATTTTTACTATTTCAGTGAAAATTATATTGCAGCAAAAGTAATATTCTCTAATTGACatatttcagaatttataatttaatattatacaaaagttgataatttaagaattttCCGAGTGAAGTGGAGTTTTTGTTACACTCATTTAATAACTTAATAGCAATACAAAAATTCTTGGATCTTAAACAAGTAATTAGTGAGCATAACACATTTAAAATGTCTaggaagaaagaaaaattgaatGCTGCAAAAACTAATTCCAGTCAGAATTtgcaattattaatagtttGGACGATATTCTTGGGtattattgtattatttttccacttaatttataaatatttgattaaaaacatatttaattatatattaaattttattagtAAAAAAGATTCCAgctttaatgaaaatgctaataatattagcactaataataataatcgAGATATCAATACTAGCTCAAGTGCATTTGATAGGGGTGAAATTGATGCAAATCTACAAAGTGGAAATTTTACTTCtgataattcaat is drawn from Cryptosporidium parvum Iowa II chromosome 4, whole genome shotgun sequence and contains these coding sequences:
- a CDS encoding PhnP like hydrolase of the metallobetalactamase fold, whose protein sequence is MKLPCGILFVGTGVSSSVPLLHHALNSENYKCLCSYVGKKEGPYDMTKNTRNNVSILVRIPNIKEKENGDDDCYNILIDLGKSFREAAISVFPNYSISKIDSVILTHFHNDAVAGFSSILHFQQKKETLVPIYLNAETLDLVNKRHNKIINNYAFEDNLVNSKDLKRRYELNVFDIYNGKIEKCLNSNKLYNILDSFNKESKFKNNKEFKKIEFSINNIKITAFPMNHGNCICMGYCFHFEEQNVIYISDYTFPMLDSSIEFLNSIKDEKRSTLILDSISYNKISNAHANISQSLKFIQEFSPDYVYFIGMSCSVEHDETNKILNNELINLKNDGKCINTISIELAYDGLFLPI
- a CDS encoding hypothetical protein (conserved in plasmodium and plants, possible signal peptide), producing MHAHSHKPTRDMSSFILFLGSGTEQGTPNLEHVFKNIDNVNKGNDPFCGICQESIKMKNKNVRNPFSILIKNPVSNLNSSESERHDTFLFEIGSTFRISMLEYAIPANINRLDAIFCMGSDESSFNGIDETREVQKYERPVGNDGIVFYEPKIRVPIYFTSSALNKFNDWYSYIINYSLKDDLKSKTKVGCVQLNILDPRNSPDVTKIDSISKFNDYISLNNDIEISDEIDKNLTLNPVIIQYSNEIKITSLFFIDSDNKLSSGYCIEYASDKKLICIIPRYSIIPKETLAFLKTIQLINILIFPNCPK